One Coccinella septempunctata chromosome 8, icCocSept1.1, whole genome shotgun sequence genomic window carries:
- the LOC123319415 gene encoding voltage-dependent calcium channel type A subunit alpha-1-like isoform X2 codes for MQICRTKFNFPHDYPQTCYSELARRKMMLGGVAGRHMSNRRKGSAIMRSGGDDFSPSVRYARRRRAVTTMDHKTCALIQTRLKLGDIM; via the exons ATGCAAATATGTCGAACAAAGTTTAACTTCCCACATGATTACCCCCAAACGTGTTATTCAGAACTGGCTCGCCGAAAAAT GATGCTTGGGGGAGTGGCAGGAAGACACATGTCAAACCGACGGAAAGGTTCCGCAATCATGCGAAGTGGAGGTGACGACTTCAGCCCTTCGGTGCGATATGCCCGTCGAAGAAGGGCAGTCACCACCATGGACCATAAAACGTGTGCCCTTATACAGACCAGACTCAAGCTCGGCGATATCATGTGA